The Hoplias malabaricus isolate fHopMal1 chromosome 9, fHopMal1.hap1, whole genome shotgun sequence genome contains a region encoding:
- the nrbp2a gene encoding nuclear receptor-binding protein 2 isoform X2: MTMSVPERISESGGKEEESEDESEILEESPCGRWQKRKEQVSQGNVPGIESASLAMDTEEGVEVVWNEVQFSDKKVFKAHEDRIREMFENLMQVEHPNIVKFHKYWLDTRENRARVIFITEYMSSGSLKQFLKKTKKNHKTMNVKAWKRWCTQILSALSYLHSCDPPIIHGNLTCDTIFIQHNGLIKIGSVWHRLFVNVFPEAIHGNVHQHRDELRNQHFFAPEYGHAEDDYSIDIYSFGICALEMAVLEIQANGDTAVSKEAIAHAGQSLEDPLMREFTQSCVRTDAKLRPTAHDLLFHRVLFEVHSLKLLAAHCFINNQYLLPENCVEEKTKSIDPNGVMAEINHRDRPGIQLKYSHVSPLELDKFLEDVKNGIYPLMNFASQRPHPIPRALSLSQEHMETVKTPTPEPQETETRKVVQMHCNLEANEEGTKSHLSLFLKMDDKLHRQLSCDVLPTDRPRDLASELVHHAFISEEDCEKLTCFLEDALGKHWAGASAAAMVVMH; encoded by the exons GTGAGTCAGGGGAATGTTCCCGGCATCGAGAGCGCCTCCCTGGCCATGGACACGGaggagggggtggaggtggtgtgGAATGAGGTTCAGTTCTCAGACAAGAAGGTCTTCAAGGCCCATGAG gacaGAATCAGGGAGATGTTCGAGAACCTGATGCAGGTGGAACACCCCAACATTGTCAAGTTTCACAAATACTGGCTGGACACGAGGGAGAACCGAGCCAGG GTGATTTTCATCACGGAGTACATGTCGTCTGGGAGCCTCaagcagtttctgaagaaaacCAAGAAAAATCACAAGACGATGAATGTCAAG gcaTGGAAGCGCTGGTGTACACAGATCTTATCCGCCCTCAG TTACCTGCACTCCTGTGACCCACCCATAATCCACGGGAACCTGACCTGCGACACCATCTTCATCCAGCACAACGGCCTCATCAAGATCGGCTCAG TGTGGCACAGGCTTTTCGTTAACG TGTTCCCAGAGGCCATCCACGGGAATGTGCACCAGCATCGGGACGAGCTGCGGAATCAGCACTTCTTTGCTCCGGAGTACGGCC ACGCTGAGGATGACTACTCTATCGATATATATTCATTTGGCATCTGTGCTTTGGAG ATGGCGGTCTTAGAGATCCAGGCCAATGGAGACACTGCAGTTTCTAAAGAGGCCATTGCTCACGCCGGACAGTCACTGGAGGACCCTCTTATGAGG GAGTTTACTCAGTCGTGTGTACGCACAGATGCCAAGCTAAGGCCCACCGCTCATGACCTGCTGTTCCACAGAGTGCTGTTCGAGGTCCACTCCTTAAAACTGCTCGCGGCCCACTGCTTCATCAACAACCAGT ATCTCCTGCCTGAGAACTGTGTTGAGGAGAAGACCAAGTCCATTGACCCAAACGGAGTCATGGCGGAGATCAATCATCGAGACAGACCTGGAATCCAGTTAAA GTACTCGCACGTCTCTCCTCTGGAGCTGGACAAGTTCCTGGAGGATGTTAA GAATGGTATCTACCCCCTGATGAACTTTGCCTCCCAGAGGCCGCACCCTATTCCCCGAGCTCTGTCCCTGTCCCAGGAACACATGGAAACGGTCAAGACTCCAACCCCGGAGCCACAGGAGACAGAGACCAGAAAG GTCGTCCAGATGCACTGCAATTTGGAGGCGAATGAGGAGGGAACCAAGAGTCAT CTGTCTCTCTTTTTGAAGATGGATGATAAGCTTCACCGTCAGCTGAGCTGTGATGTTCTGCCGA CTGACCGTCCCAGAGATCTGGCCAGTGAGCTGGTGCATCACGCCTTCATTAGCGAG GAAGACTGTGAGAAGTTGACGTGTTTTCTAGAAGACGCTCTGGGGAAGCACTGGGCTGGAGCCTCCGCTGCTGCTATGGTGGTGATGCATTGA
- the nrbp2a gene encoding nuclear receptor-binding protein 2 isoform X1, translating into MTMSVPERISESGGKEEESEDESEILEESPCGRWQKRKEQVSQGNVPGIESASLAMDTEEGVEVVWNEVQFSDKKVFKAHEDRIREMFENLMQVEHPNIVKFHKYWLDTRENRARVIFITEYMSSGSLKQFLKKTKKNHKTMNVKAWKRWCTQILSALSYLHSCDPPIIHGNLTCDTIFIQHNGLIKIGSVWHRLFVNVFPEAIHGNVHQHRDELRNQHFFAPEYGRECPTTSAHAEDDYSIDIYSFGICALEMAVLEIQANGDTAVSKEAIAHAGQSLEDPLMREFTQSCVRTDAKLRPTAHDLLFHRVLFEVHSLKLLAAHCFINNQYLLPENCVEEKTKSIDPNGVMAEINHRDRPGIQLKYSHVSPLELDKFLEDVKNGIYPLMNFASQRPHPIPRALSLSQEHMETVKTPTPEPQETETRKVVQMHCNLEANEEGTKSHLSLFLKMDDKLHRQLSCDVLPTDRPRDLASELVHHAFISEEDCEKLTCFLEDALGKHWAGASAAAMVVMH; encoded by the exons GTGAGTCAGGGGAATGTTCCCGGCATCGAGAGCGCCTCCCTGGCCATGGACACGGaggagggggtggaggtggtgtgGAATGAGGTTCAGTTCTCAGACAAGAAGGTCTTCAAGGCCCATGAG gacaGAATCAGGGAGATGTTCGAGAACCTGATGCAGGTGGAACACCCCAACATTGTCAAGTTTCACAAATACTGGCTGGACACGAGGGAGAACCGAGCCAGG GTGATTTTCATCACGGAGTACATGTCGTCTGGGAGCCTCaagcagtttctgaagaaaacCAAGAAAAATCACAAGACGATGAATGTCAAG gcaTGGAAGCGCTGGTGTACACAGATCTTATCCGCCCTCAG TTACCTGCACTCCTGTGACCCACCCATAATCCACGGGAACCTGACCTGCGACACCATCTTCATCCAGCACAACGGCCTCATCAAGATCGGCTCAG TGTGGCACAGGCTTTTCGTTAACG TGTTCCCAGAGGCCATCCACGGGAATGTGCACCAGCATCGGGACGAGCTGCGGAATCAGCACTTCTTTGCTCCGGAGTACGGCCGTGAGTGCCCGACCACATCTGCCC ACGCTGAGGATGACTACTCTATCGATATATATTCATTTGGCATCTGTGCTTTGGAG ATGGCGGTCTTAGAGATCCAGGCCAATGGAGACACTGCAGTTTCTAAAGAGGCCATTGCTCACGCCGGACAGTCACTGGAGGACCCTCTTATGAGG GAGTTTACTCAGTCGTGTGTACGCACAGATGCCAAGCTAAGGCCCACCGCTCATGACCTGCTGTTCCACAGAGTGCTGTTCGAGGTCCACTCCTTAAAACTGCTCGCGGCCCACTGCTTCATCAACAACCAGT ATCTCCTGCCTGAGAACTGTGTTGAGGAGAAGACCAAGTCCATTGACCCAAACGGAGTCATGGCGGAGATCAATCATCGAGACAGACCTGGAATCCAGTTAAA GTACTCGCACGTCTCTCCTCTGGAGCTGGACAAGTTCCTGGAGGATGTTAA GAATGGTATCTACCCCCTGATGAACTTTGCCTCCCAGAGGCCGCACCCTATTCCCCGAGCTCTGTCCCTGTCCCAGGAACACATGGAAACGGTCAAGACTCCAACCCCGGAGCCACAGGAGACAGAGACCAGAAAG GTCGTCCAGATGCACTGCAATTTGGAGGCGAATGAGGAGGGAACCAAGAGTCAT CTGTCTCTCTTTTTGAAGATGGATGATAAGCTTCACCGTCAGCTGAGCTGTGATGTTCTGCCGA CTGACCGTCCCAGAGATCTGGCCAGTGAGCTGGTGCATCACGCCTTCATTAGCGAG GAAGACTGTGAGAAGTTGACGTGTTTTCTAGAAGACGCTCTGGGGAAGCACTGGGCTGGAGCCTCCGCTGCTGCTATGGTGGTGATGCATTGA
- the puf60a gene encoding poly(U)-binding-splicing factor PUF60a isoform X1: MENGQSTASKLGLPPLTPEQQEALQKAKKYAMEQSIKSVLVKQTLAHQQQQQLNNLQIPNSLQMASLTMAGFGDSLSPLQSVAAQRQRALAIMCRVYVGSIYYELGEDTIRQAFAPFGPIKSIDMSWDSVTMKHKGFAFVEYEVPEAAQLALEQMNSVMLGGRNIKVGRPSNIGQAQPIIDQLAEEARAFNRIYVASVHPDLSDDDIKSVFEAFGRIKSCLLARDPTTGKHKGYGFIEYDKAQSAQDAVSSMNLFDLGGQYLRVGKAVTPPIPLLSPATPGGLPPAAAVAAAAATAKITAQMAWNLSTPENRTEDFLNCLEAVAGASILGAMTAGSVTLPQQLGGLPQAVMAAQAPGVITGVTPARPVLPQVGLVNPVLASPPVISAAVAAAQEAKKEKEKEEEEAAQDGTGQEMLSEQEHMSISGSSARHMVMQKLLRKQESTVMVLRNMVGPEDIDDDLEGEVTEECGKFGAVNRVIIYQEKQGEEEDAEVIVKIFVEFSAASEMNKAIQALNNRWFGGRKVIAEVYDQERFDNSDLSA; encoded by the exons ATGGAGAATGGACAGAGCACAGCCTCGAAGCTTGGCCTGCCGCCACTCACCCCAGAACAACAGGAGGCGCTACAAAAG GCAAAGAAATATGCCATGGAGCAAAGCATCAAGAGCGTGTTGGTCAAACAGACGCTCGCCCACcagcaacaacagcaactcaacaacctccag ATTCCCAATTCTCTACAGATGGCCTCCCTCACCATGGCAGGATTTGGAGATTCTCTTTCACCCTTACAGTCT GTTGCAGCGCAGCGGCAGCGGGCACTAGCCATTATGTGCCGCGTTTACGTCGGCTCGATATACTACGAGCTCGGGGAGGACACCATTAGACAGGCCTTTGCTCCATTTGGGCCGATCAAGAGCATCGACATGTCCTGGGATTCCGTCACAATGAAACACAAG GGTTTTGCGTTTGTAGAATATGAGGTGCCAGAGGCAGCACAGCTGGCTTTAGAGCAGATGAACTCAGTCATGCTGGGGGGCAGGAACATTAAA GTGGGACGGCCAAGCAACATTGGGCAGGCTCAGCCAATCATAGACCAGTTAGCGGAAGAGGCGCGAGCGTTCAACAGAATCTACGTAGCCTCCGTGCACCCGGACCTGTCGGACGACGACATCAAGAGCGTCTTTGAGGCCTTCGGGAGAATCAAATCGTGTTTGCTGGCACGGGACCCCACGACGGGGAAACACAAGGGCTATGGGTTCATAG AGTATGACAAGGCCCAATCGGCTCAGGACGCGGTTTCTTCCATGAACCTCTTTGACCTCGGGGGTCAGTATCTTCGAGTGGGCAAAGCGGTCACGCCTCCCATCCCCCTCCTATCGCCGGCCACGCCCGGCGGACTGCCCCCTGCCGCCGCCGTTGCGGCTGCTGCGGCCACGGCCAAAATCACTGCCCAG ATGGCATGGAATCTTTCCACTCCGGAGAATCGGACAGAAGACTTCCTCAACTGTCTG GAAGCTGTGGCGGGAGCGTCCATCCTGGGGGCGATGACGGCCGGCTCCGTGACTTTGCCTCAGCAGCTGGGCGGCCTGCCTCAGGCCGTCATGGCAGCACAGGCCCCGGGGGTCATCACAG GAGTGACTCCCGCTCGACCGGTGTTGCCCCAGGTGGGGCTGGTTAACCCCGTGCTGGCCTCTCCGCCAGTGATCTCTGCCGCCGTAGCCGCGGCGCAAGAGGccaagaaggagaaagagaaggaggaagaggaagccGCTCAAGACGGCACGGGTCAGGAGATGCTCAGCGAGCAGGAGCACATGAGTATCTCCGGAAGCAGCGCCAGACACATGGTCATGCAGAAACTGCTGAGGAAGCAAGAG TCGACGGTTATGGTGCTCAGAAATATGGTTGGTCCCGAGGACATAGACGACGACCTGGAGGGCGAGGTGACGGAAGAATGCGGGAAGTTTGGCGCAGTCAACAGAGTCATTATTTACCAGGAGAAGCAGGGTGAAGAGGAGGATGCTGAGGTCATTGTTAAAATCTTTGTGGAGTTTTCAGCAGCGTCAGAGATGAACAAGGCCATTCAGGCTCTTAACAACCGCTGGTTCGGAGGTCGGAAAGTCATCGCCGAGGTTTACGATCAGGAGCGGTTTGACAACAGTGACCTCTCTGCATAG
- the puf60a gene encoding poly(U)-binding-splicing factor PUF60a isoform X3: MENGQSTASKLGLPPLTPEQQEALQKAKKYAMEQSIKSVLVKQTLAHQQQQQLNNLQIPNSLQMASLTMAGFGDSLSPLQSVAAQRQRALAIMCRVYVGSIYYELGEDTIRQAFAPFGPIKSIDMSWDSVTMKHKGFAFVEYEVPEAAQLALEQMNSVMLGGRNIKVGRPSNIGQAQPIIDQLAEEARAFNRIYVASVHPDLSDDDIKSVFEAFGRIKSCLLARDPTTGKHKGYGFIEYDKAQSAQDAVSSMNLFDLGGQYLRVGKAVTPPIPLLSPATPGGLPPAAAVAAAAATAKITAQEAVAGASILGAMTAGSVTLPQQLGGLPQAVMAAQAPGVITGVTPARPVLPQVGLVNPVLASPPVISAAVAAAQEAKKEKEKEEEEAAQDGTGQEMLSEQEHMSISGSSARHMVMQKLLRKQESTVMVLRNMVGPEDIDDDLEGEVTEECGKFGAVNRVIIYQEKQGEEEDAEVIVKIFVEFSAASEMNKAIQALNNRWFGGRKVIAEVYDQERFDNSDLSA; encoded by the exons ATGGAGAATGGACAGAGCACAGCCTCGAAGCTTGGCCTGCCGCCACTCACCCCAGAACAACAGGAGGCGCTACAAAAG GCAAAGAAATATGCCATGGAGCAAAGCATCAAGAGCGTGTTGGTCAAACAGACGCTCGCCCACcagcaacaacagcaactcaacaacctccag ATTCCCAATTCTCTACAGATGGCCTCCCTCACCATGGCAGGATTTGGAGATTCTCTTTCACCCTTACAGTCT GTTGCAGCGCAGCGGCAGCGGGCACTAGCCATTATGTGCCGCGTTTACGTCGGCTCGATATACTACGAGCTCGGGGAGGACACCATTAGACAGGCCTTTGCTCCATTTGGGCCGATCAAGAGCATCGACATGTCCTGGGATTCCGTCACAATGAAACACAAG GGTTTTGCGTTTGTAGAATATGAGGTGCCAGAGGCAGCACAGCTGGCTTTAGAGCAGATGAACTCAGTCATGCTGGGGGGCAGGAACATTAAA GTGGGACGGCCAAGCAACATTGGGCAGGCTCAGCCAATCATAGACCAGTTAGCGGAAGAGGCGCGAGCGTTCAACAGAATCTACGTAGCCTCCGTGCACCCGGACCTGTCGGACGACGACATCAAGAGCGTCTTTGAGGCCTTCGGGAGAATCAAATCGTGTTTGCTGGCACGGGACCCCACGACGGGGAAACACAAGGGCTATGGGTTCATAG AGTATGACAAGGCCCAATCGGCTCAGGACGCGGTTTCTTCCATGAACCTCTTTGACCTCGGGGGTCAGTATCTTCGAGTGGGCAAAGCGGTCACGCCTCCCATCCCCCTCCTATCGCCGGCCACGCCCGGCGGACTGCCCCCTGCCGCCGCCGTTGCGGCTGCTGCGGCCACGGCCAAAATCACTGCCCAG GAAGCTGTGGCGGGAGCGTCCATCCTGGGGGCGATGACGGCCGGCTCCGTGACTTTGCCTCAGCAGCTGGGCGGCCTGCCTCAGGCCGTCATGGCAGCACAGGCCCCGGGGGTCATCACAG GAGTGACTCCCGCTCGACCGGTGTTGCCCCAGGTGGGGCTGGTTAACCCCGTGCTGGCCTCTCCGCCAGTGATCTCTGCCGCCGTAGCCGCGGCGCAAGAGGccaagaaggagaaagagaaggaggaagaggaagccGCTCAAGACGGCACGGGTCAGGAGATGCTCAGCGAGCAGGAGCACATGAGTATCTCCGGAAGCAGCGCCAGACACATGGTCATGCAGAAACTGCTGAGGAAGCAAGAG TCGACGGTTATGGTGCTCAGAAATATGGTTGGTCCCGAGGACATAGACGACGACCTGGAGGGCGAGGTGACGGAAGAATGCGGGAAGTTTGGCGCAGTCAACAGAGTCATTATTTACCAGGAGAAGCAGGGTGAAGAGGAGGATGCTGAGGTCATTGTTAAAATCTTTGTGGAGTTTTCAGCAGCGTCAGAGATGAACAAGGCCATTCAGGCTCTTAACAACCGCTGGTTCGGAGGTCGGAAAGTCATCGCCGAGGTTTACGATCAGGAGCGGTTTGACAACAGTGACCTCTCTGCATAG
- the puf60a gene encoding poly(U)-binding-splicing factor PUF60a isoform X2 encodes MPSVLMSLSVSEHSARMLAKKYAMEQSIKSVLVKQTLAHQQQQQLNNLQIPNSLQMASLTMAGFGDSLSPLQSVAAQRQRALAIMCRVYVGSIYYELGEDTIRQAFAPFGPIKSIDMSWDSVTMKHKGFAFVEYEVPEAAQLALEQMNSVMLGGRNIKVGRPSNIGQAQPIIDQLAEEARAFNRIYVASVHPDLSDDDIKSVFEAFGRIKSCLLARDPTTGKHKGYGFIEYDKAQSAQDAVSSMNLFDLGGQYLRVGKAVTPPIPLLSPATPGGLPPAAAVAAAAATAKITAQMAWNLSTPENRTEDFLNCLEAVAGASILGAMTAGSVTLPQQLGGLPQAVMAAQAPGVITGVTPARPVLPQVGLVNPVLASPPVISAAVAAAQEAKKEKEKEEEEAAQDGTGQEMLSEQEHMSISGSSARHMVMQKLLRKQESTVMVLRNMVGPEDIDDDLEGEVTEECGKFGAVNRVIIYQEKQGEEEDAEVIVKIFVEFSAASEMNKAIQALNNRWFGGRKVIAEVYDQERFDNSDLSA; translated from the exons ATGCCTTCGGTGCTAATGAGCTTGTCTGTCTCTGAGCACTCTGCTCGAATGCTG GCAAAGAAATATGCCATGGAGCAAAGCATCAAGAGCGTGTTGGTCAAACAGACGCTCGCCCACcagcaacaacagcaactcaacaacctccag ATTCCCAATTCTCTACAGATGGCCTCCCTCACCATGGCAGGATTTGGAGATTCTCTTTCACCCTTACAGTCT GTTGCAGCGCAGCGGCAGCGGGCACTAGCCATTATGTGCCGCGTTTACGTCGGCTCGATATACTACGAGCTCGGGGAGGACACCATTAGACAGGCCTTTGCTCCATTTGGGCCGATCAAGAGCATCGACATGTCCTGGGATTCCGTCACAATGAAACACAAG GGTTTTGCGTTTGTAGAATATGAGGTGCCAGAGGCAGCACAGCTGGCTTTAGAGCAGATGAACTCAGTCATGCTGGGGGGCAGGAACATTAAA GTGGGACGGCCAAGCAACATTGGGCAGGCTCAGCCAATCATAGACCAGTTAGCGGAAGAGGCGCGAGCGTTCAACAGAATCTACGTAGCCTCCGTGCACCCGGACCTGTCGGACGACGACATCAAGAGCGTCTTTGAGGCCTTCGGGAGAATCAAATCGTGTTTGCTGGCACGGGACCCCACGACGGGGAAACACAAGGGCTATGGGTTCATAG AGTATGACAAGGCCCAATCGGCTCAGGACGCGGTTTCTTCCATGAACCTCTTTGACCTCGGGGGTCAGTATCTTCGAGTGGGCAAAGCGGTCACGCCTCCCATCCCCCTCCTATCGCCGGCCACGCCCGGCGGACTGCCCCCTGCCGCCGCCGTTGCGGCTGCTGCGGCCACGGCCAAAATCACTGCCCAG ATGGCATGGAATCTTTCCACTCCGGAGAATCGGACAGAAGACTTCCTCAACTGTCTG GAAGCTGTGGCGGGAGCGTCCATCCTGGGGGCGATGACGGCCGGCTCCGTGACTTTGCCTCAGCAGCTGGGCGGCCTGCCTCAGGCCGTCATGGCAGCACAGGCCCCGGGGGTCATCACAG GAGTGACTCCCGCTCGACCGGTGTTGCCCCAGGTGGGGCTGGTTAACCCCGTGCTGGCCTCTCCGCCAGTGATCTCTGCCGCCGTAGCCGCGGCGCAAGAGGccaagaaggagaaagagaaggaggaagaggaagccGCTCAAGACGGCACGGGTCAGGAGATGCTCAGCGAGCAGGAGCACATGAGTATCTCCGGAAGCAGCGCCAGACACATGGTCATGCAGAAACTGCTGAGGAAGCAAGAG TCGACGGTTATGGTGCTCAGAAATATGGTTGGTCCCGAGGACATAGACGACGACCTGGAGGGCGAGGTGACGGAAGAATGCGGGAAGTTTGGCGCAGTCAACAGAGTCATTATTTACCAGGAGAAGCAGGGTGAAGAGGAGGATGCTGAGGTCATTGTTAAAATCTTTGTGGAGTTTTCAGCAGCGTCAGAGATGAACAAGGCCATTCAGGCTCTTAACAACCGCTGGTTCGGAGGTCGGAAAGTCATCGCCGAGGTTTACGATCAGGAGCGGTTTGACAACAGTGACCTCTCTGCATAG